A genomic region of Rhodococcus qingshengii JCM 15477 contains the following coding sequences:
- a CDS encoding DUF4192 family protein, with translation MSTFRLSSPSDCVAGAVALGGHIPVDEVVVIALDLEPMPVAMIKLTDVESGRVLANLEGATPFAQCREMLVVVFGPVERGDAVGEVFEQFRPDAVTPVYVFTEGVVRRWHGVGSLALQAGDQMDLRSHPIVLEAQSLGVATLQTRAQMRAAFEPAQFGAERAATVAQGFDQQRVKLAAMDPRGAAELAFTSGLAPYIGRAKNDGGIVVTDEHAALIAAAMHDATVRDLLFVHVTDKNADAAAEMLRQVGALLPANLAGPVIIIGAIFHWVARHAALSREALIVGRTLDPAHSFGQLFERALDFGMNPALWDQLRTAAVTASTRTGR, from the coding sequence GTGAGTACTTTTCGTTTGTCTTCGCCGTCCGATTGCGTTGCCGGTGCTGTTGCGCTCGGCGGTCATATTCCTGTCGATGAGGTGGTTGTGATCGCCCTCGATCTCGAGCCGATGCCGGTTGCGATGATCAAGCTGACTGATGTCGAGTCGGGGCGAGTTCTGGCGAATCTGGAGGGCGCCACTCCGTTCGCCCAGTGCCGCGAAATGTTGGTAGTGGTGTTCGGGCCGGTTGAGCGTGGCGATGCTGTGGGTGAGGTGTTCGAGCAGTTCCGACCGGATGCGGTTACACCGGTGTACGTCTTCACCGAGGGTGTCGTTCGCCGGTGGCACGGCGTCGGATCGCTCGCGTTGCAGGCCGGTGACCAGATGGATTTGCGGTCGCATCCGATCGTGTTGGAGGCGCAGTCACTCGGCGTGGCCACGCTGCAGACTCGTGCGCAGATGCGCGCAGCTTTCGAACCGGCTCAGTTCGGCGCAGAGCGCGCCGCAACGGTCGCGCAAGGTTTCGATCAGCAGCGAGTGAAATTGGCGGCCATGGATCCACGCGGGGCAGCCGAACTCGCGTTCACCAGTGGATTAGCGCCGTATATCGGTCGAGCGAAGAATGACGGGGGAATCGTCGTCACGGACGAACATGCAGCGCTTATCGCGGCCGCGATGCACGATGCGACTGTCCGTGATCTGTTGTTCGTACATGTGACGGACAAGAACGCCGATGCCGCCGCTGAGATGTTGCGGCAAGTAGGGGCACTACTGCCCGCCAACCTTGCCGGTCCGGTGATCATCATCGGCGCGATATTCCATTGGGTGGCGCGTCATGCGGCGCTTTCTCGCGAGGCCCTCATCGTCGGGCGCACCCTCGATCCGGCTCATTCCTTCGGGCAGTTGTTCGAGCGCGCACTCGACTTCGGAATGAATCCGGCGCTCTGGGACCAACTGCGCACGGCGGCGGTAACAGCGAGCACTCGAACCGGAAGATAA